A portion of the Bifidobacterium sp. ESL0800 genome contains these proteins:
- a CDS encoding MFS transporter produces MTNLLLAVIYLAFISLGLPDSLLGAAWPSMRPQMGVPLSWVGGISMIISAGTIVSALLSDRMTLRFGTGRLTAVSVGLTAVALFGFSVAPNYWVLALIAIPYGLGAGGVDAALNNYVAIHYASRHMSWLHCMWGIGASVGPYIMGFALSNGQGWPWGYRYISIIQIVLTVIIVFSLPLWKNRNDVPTAVGSDQGEDKAPVDDVEAVAETETKSATESKPVKPLGVRGVLAIRGAKEILVMFFCYCAIETTAGLWASSYMVGHDGIGKVTAASLASLFYLGITAGRALSGFMTMKFDDPTMIRIGQVVLGLGLMIMLLPLPGHVATVAGLVLVGLGCAPIYPCVIHSTPSFFGAERSQAIIGVQMACAYAGSLVMPPVFGLVAQHISIALYPWYMLVLLVLMVLMHEMLRRKVPVKIS; encoded by the coding sequence GTGACCAATCTGTTGCTGGCCGTCATCTATCTGGCGTTCATTTCGCTGGGTCTGCCCGACTCTCTGCTCGGCGCAGCCTGGCCGAGCATGCGCCCGCAGATGGGTGTGCCGCTTTCCTGGGTCGGCGGCATCTCGATGATCATCTCGGCCGGCACCATCGTCTCGGCGTTGCTCTCCGACCGGATGACATTGCGTTTCGGCACCGGCAGGCTGACCGCCGTCTCGGTAGGGCTCACCGCAGTGGCGCTGTTCGGATTCTCGGTAGCGCCCAATTACTGGGTGCTGGCCCTGATCGCGATTCCCTACGGTCTGGGAGCCGGCGGCGTGGATGCTGCCCTCAATAACTACGTGGCCATTCACTACGCCAGTCGGCACATGAGCTGGCTACACTGCATGTGGGGCATCGGTGCCTCGGTAGGCCCTTACATCATGGGATTCGCGCTTTCCAACGGGCAAGGTTGGCCTTGGGGGTATCGATACATTTCCATCATTCAGATCGTGCTGACGGTGATCATCGTATTCTCTCTGCCCTTGTGGAAGAACCGCAACGACGTTCCGACGGCGGTCGGCTCGGATCAAGGTGAAGACAAGGCTCCTGTTGACGATGTCGAAGCTGTTGCAGAAACCGAGACCAAGTCCGCGACGGAATCCAAGCCTGTCAAACCGTTGGGTGTGCGTGGGGTGCTGGCCATCCGAGGCGCCAAAGAGATCCTCGTAATGTTCTTCTGCTATTGCGCCATCGAGACCACCGCAGGCCTATGGGCTTCAAGCTACATGGTCGGCCACGACGGCATCGGCAAAGTCACCGCTGCATCTCTGGCAAGCCTCTTCTATCTCGGCATCACCGCAGGACGTGCGTTGAGCGGATTCATGACCATGAAATTTGACGACCCCACCATGATTCGCATCGGGCAGGTGGTTCTTGGGCTGGGGCTGATGATCATGTTGCTGCCGCTGCCGGGCCATGTCGCCACCGTCGCGGGTCTGGTATTGGTCGGCCTGGGTTGTGCGCCGATCTATCCGTGCGTCATCCACTCCACCCCCTCGTTTTTTGGTGCAGAGCGCTCTCAGGCGATCATAGGGGTGCAGATGGCTTGCGCCTATGCGGGGTCGCTGGTGATGCCTCCCGTGTTCGGTCTGGTCGCCCAGCACATCTCGATAGCGCTGTACCCGTGGTACATGCTGGTCCTGCTCGTGCTCATGGTGCTGATGCACGAAATGCTGCGGCGTAAGGTGCCTGTCAAGATTTCATGA
- a CDS encoding toprim domain-containing protein: protein MVEEYSAKDLSVLEGLDAVRKRPGMYIGTTDSQGLMHCLWEIIDNSVDEALAGACNKIVVTLHTDGSIEVADNGRGIPVDVEKKTKLTGVEVVLTKLHAGAKFGNSSYGASGGLHGVGSSVVNALSSRLDVEVDRNGKTYHMAFHQGHPGVYDDPDTEHRSPDNKFKKTRKNKPTELEVIGKVTPKTTGTRIRYWADPEIFNDTAHFSYEQLIDRVRQTSFLVPGLKIVVIDENIPETGDAAVDDMFEVDGPQESGSIRADSDTDSDAASAGQTPTLAAAFDGNEGDPASKTRQGEDGQSDMAADGESTSGSAGEPEADNAGQADSAARMSADDTQLKTDESQDDGNASLNVETDGQPAHAHKRVEEFLHTGGVKDFVDFLSKGEPVSTVWSISGDADYTEETQAVDANSDLHAEKIKRDCSVNIALRWVNGYDTTIRSFVNVVETPGGGMHVDGFLQSITKQVRKAVEANARKLKVNLKDSKNKVERDDILAGLVAVVTVRIAEPQFQGQTKDVLGTAPVRPIVARMTDKQFGEMINGSRRGFKEQSGRVLEKIVGEMHARVQARKTKEVTRRKNALESASMPAKLSDCQPGNDDVAELFIVEGDSALGTAKAARNSGFQALLPIRGKILNVQKASMTQILANKECSAIIQVIGAGSGANFDVTQTRYDKVIMMTDADVDGAHIRILLLTLFYRFMRPLITHGHVYAAVPPLHRIALTGKHKGEFIYTYSDDELAGKLVELDRQGITYNPDVQRYKGLGEMDADQLADTTMDPRSRMLRRISMEEAEDASAIFTLLMGDEVPPRRQFIVDNADDFDRTKIDT from the coding sequence ATGGTTGAGGAATACAGTGCCAAGGACCTGTCCGTACTGGAGGGGCTCGACGCCGTGCGCAAGCGCCCGGGCATGTATATCGGCACCACCGACAGCCAGGGGCTCATGCACTGCCTGTGGGAGATCATCGATAATTCCGTCGACGAGGCGCTCGCCGGTGCCTGCAACAAAATCGTGGTCACGCTGCATACCGATGGTTCCATCGAAGTGGCCGACAACGGCCGCGGCATTCCCGTGGACGTGGAGAAGAAGACCAAGCTCACCGGTGTCGAGGTCGTGCTGACCAAGCTGCACGCCGGCGCGAAATTCGGCAATTCCTCCTACGGAGCTTCCGGCGGGCTGCACGGTGTCGGCTCCTCGGTGGTCAACGCGCTGAGCTCGCGACTCGACGTTGAGGTCGACCGCAACGGCAAGACCTACCATATGGCGTTCCATCAAGGCCATCCGGGTGTCTACGACGATCCGGACACCGAGCACCGCTCGCCCGACAACAAGTTCAAGAAGACCCGAAAGAACAAACCGACCGAGCTTGAAGTCATCGGCAAGGTAACGCCTAAAACCACCGGTACCCGTATCCGTTACTGGGCCGATCCGGAGATCTTCAACGACACCGCGCATTTCAGCTACGAGCAGCTCATCGACCGTGTCCGCCAGACCAGCTTTTTGGTACCGGGCCTGAAAATAGTCGTCATCGACGAAAACATCCCGGAAACCGGCGATGCTGCCGTAGACGACATGTTCGAGGTGGACGGACCCCAAGAATCCGGGAGTATACGCGCCGATTCGGATACGGATTCGGATGCTGCAAGCGCTGGGCAGACGCCCACGTTGGCGGCGGCATTCGACGGCAACGAAGGTGATCCTGCGTCGAAGACTCGGCAGGGCGAAGATGGCCAGAGTGATATGGCGGCGGATGGGGAATCGACATCCGGCAGCGCCGGGGAACCTGAAGCGGACAATGCCGGGCAAGCCGATTCCGCAGCTCGGATGTCGGCCGATGATACGCAATTGAAAACAGACGAGTCTCAGGATGACGGCAACGCCTCTCTGAACGTCGAAACCGACGGTCAGCCTGCGCATGCGCATAAGCGCGTCGAAGAGTTCCTGCATACGGGCGGCGTCAAGGATTTCGTCGACTTTCTTTCGAAAGGCGAACCGGTTTCGACCGTCTGGAGTATCTCCGGTGACGCCGACTACACCGAAGAGACGCAGGCGGTGGATGCCAACAGTGATCTGCACGCCGAGAAGATCAAGCGTGATTGCTCGGTCAATATCGCGTTGCGCTGGGTCAACGGTTACGACACCACCATCCGCAGCTTCGTCAACGTGGTCGAGACACCGGGCGGCGGCATGCACGTCGATGGGTTCCTGCAATCGATCACCAAACAGGTGCGCAAGGCCGTCGAGGCCAACGCCCGCAAGCTCAAGGTCAATCTCAAGGACTCGAAAAACAAGGTCGAGCGTGACGATATCCTCGCCGGCCTCGTCGCCGTGGTCACTGTGCGCATCGCCGAACCGCAGTTCCAAGGCCAGACCAAGGACGTGCTCGGTACGGCCCCGGTGCGTCCAATCGTCGCCAGAATGACCGACAAGCAGTTCGGCGAGATGATCAACGGGTCGCGCCGCGGCTTCAAGGAGCAGTCCGGACGGGTCTTGGAAAAGATCGTCGGCGAGATGCACGCCCGCGTCCAGGCGCGCAAGACCAAGGAGGTCACCCGCCGTAAGAACGCGCTCGAATCCGCCTCCATGCCAGCCAAGCTTTCCGACTGCCAGCCAGGCAACGACGATGTGGCCGAACTGTTCATCGTCGAGGGCGATTCCGCTCTGGGAACGGCCAAGGCGGCACGCAACTCCGGCTTCCAAGCGCTGCTGCCGATCCGCGGCAAGATCCTGAACGTGCAGAAGGCCAGCATGACCCAGATCCTCGCCAACAAGGAATGCTCGGCAATCATCCAGGTCATCGGTGCGGGGAGCGGCGCCAACTTCGACGTCACCCAGACCCGTTACGACAAGGTCATCATGATGACCGATGCCGATGTCGACGGCGCCCATATTCGCATCCTGCTGCTGACGCTCTTCTATAGGTTCATGCGACCGCTGATTACCCACGGCCATGTCTACGCCGCCGTCCCGCCGCTGCACCGCATCGCTCTGACGGGCAAGCATAAGGGCGAGTTCATCTACACCTACTCCGACGACGAACTGGCCGGCAAGCTCGTCGAGCTCGATCGTCAGGGCATCACCTACAACCCCGACGTGCAGCGCTACAAGGGCCTGGGCGAGATGGACGCCGACCAGTTGGCCGACACCACCATGGACCCGCGCAGCCGGATGCTGCGCCGGATCTCGATGGAGGAGGCCGAGGACGCCAGTGCCATCTTCACGTTGCTGATGGGCGACGAGGTGCCGCCGCGCCGCCAGTTCATCGTCGACAACGCCGACGATTTCGACCGCACCAAGATCGACACCTGA
- a CDS encoding RNA polymerase sigma factor has translation MAKKEQATTVEAEQSEDSKVTRKSKATRSSSSTTTRKATAKTKKAKKTTAVKKSSKKTKKDGNNPAKNHDAIDIKEDSEDIANDDELQDADLEDVDDVEEVDQDEDFDDLSDDSSALPDEDDEDGDSEPEDDDEDEDDDSAASHRKAAALPKAKGAFVVSNTDDDDDNLTPSGNPKRRVVAAGATADPVKDYLKQIGRVSLLNAEQEVDLSERIEAGLYAQHLLETQSEGMDFKRKRELKWAANDGKKAKDHLLEANLRLVVSLAKRYTGRGMLFLDLIQEGNLGLIRAVEKFDWKKGFKFSTYATWWIRQAITRAMADQARTIRVPVHMVEVINKLSRVQRQMLQDLGREPTPDELARELDMPVEKVQEVQKYGREPISLHTPLGEDGDSEFGDLIEDTDAIAPSEAVAFSLLQEQFKQVLETLSPREAGVIKMRYGLEDGQPKTLDDIGRVYGVTRERIRQIESKTMSKLRHPSRSQTLRDFLDQ, from the coding sequence TTGGCCAAGAAGGAACAGGCAACAACCGTAGAGGCTGAGCAAAGCGAGGACAGCAAAGTCACTCGTAAGTCGAAGGCCACCCGTTCGTCTTCTTCAACGACTACGCGTAAGGCGACGGCCAAGACGAAGAAAGCCAAGAAAACCACTGCTGTAAAAAAGTCGTCCAAAAAGACAAAGAAGGACGGCAATAATCCCGCGAAAAATCATGATGCCATTGACATCAAAGAGGATTCCGAGGATATTGCAAACGATGACGAACTTCAGGATGCCGATCTTGAAGATGTCGACGATGTTGAGGAAGTCGACCAGGATGAGGATTTCGACGATTTGAGCGATGACTCCTCTGCCTTGCCGGATGAAGACGACGAGGACGGGGATTCCGAGCCCGAGGATGACGATGAGGACGAGGACGACGACAGCGCCGCTTCCCATCGCAAGGCAGCTGCACTGCCGAAGGCCAAGGGCGCGTTCGTGGTCAGCAACACTGATGACGACGATGACAATCTGACCCCCTCAGGCAATCCGAAGCGCCGTGTGGTCGCGGCCGGCGCCACCGCCGATCCCGTCAAGGATTACTTGAAGCAGATCGGCCGTGTCAGCCTTCTGAACGCCGAGCAGGAAGTCGACCTTTCCGAGCGTATCGAGGCCGGGCTCTACGCCCAGCATCTGCTTGAAACCCAGTCCGAAGGCATGGATTTCAAGCGCAAGCGTGAGCTTAAATGGGCTGCGAACGACGGCAAGAAAGCCAAGGACCACCTGCTTGAGGCCAACCTTCGTCTCGTCGTCTCGCTGGCCAAACGATATACCGGCCGCGGCATGCTCTTCCTCGATCTGATTCAGGAAGGCAATCTGGGCCTGATTCGCGCGGTCGAGAAGTTCGACTGGAAGAAGGGCTTCAAGTTCTCCACGTACGCCACTTGGTGGATTCGTCAGGCCATCACGCGCGCCATGGCCGACCAGGCCCGTACGATTCGTGTGCCCGTGCACATGGTAGAGGTCATCAACAAACTTTCCCGTGTCCAGCGCCAGATGCTGCAGGATCTGGGCCGCGAGCCCACGCCTGACGAGCTGGCCCGCGAGCTTGACATGCCGGTCGAAAAGGTGCAGGAAGTGCAGAAGTACGGCCGTGAGCCGATTTCGCTGCACACCCCGTTAGGCGAGGACGGCGATTCCGAGTTCGGCGACCTGATCGAGGACACCGACGCGATCGCGCCGAGCGAAGCCGTTGCGTTCTCCCTGCTGCAGGAGCAGTTCAAGCAGGTGCTGGAGACGCTTTCGCCCCGTGAGGCAGGGGTCATCAAGATGCGTTATGGTCTTGAAGACGGCCAGCCCAAGACGCTGGACGACATCGGCCGTGTCTATGGGGTCACCCGTGAACGCATCCGTCAGATCGAGTCCAAGACCATGTCGAAGCTGCGTCACCCGTCACGTTCGCAGACGTTGCGCGACTTCCTGGACCAGTGA